GGCGCTGGAAGATCAGGAAAATGATCAGCACCGGAATCATGATCAGCACGGCTGCGGACATCACCACGTTGTAGTTCACGGAATGATGACTGTTGAAAAAGACCAGCGCAAGCGGCACCGTCATTTTCTGCTCTTCGTTCAGTACGATGAGCGGCCATAAGTAATTGTTCCAGGCGGACATGAAGGTAAAGATGCCGAGAGCGGACATCGCAGGTGTAATCTGCGGGATAATGACGGATAAATAGATGCGGAATTCCCGGGCTCCGTCGATCCGGCACGCTTCGATCAAATCGCGCGGTATACCTTCGACGAATTGTTTGCAAAGGTAAATGCCGAAGGAGCTGACCAGATATGGAACGACGATCGCCGATAAATTGTTGATGAGGTGCAGCTTGGAAATGATCAGGTAAGTTGGAATCATGACGACTTGAAACGGTACCATTAATGTCGCGAGAATGACGACAAATAAGATTTTTTTGCCGCGAAACGTAAATTTGGCGAAGATATAACCGGCAAGCGAGCTGGAGAACAGCGTGCCGGCCGTTACAATCGCCGATGTAAGCAGGCTGTTGAAGAACCACCGCATGAACGGCGCGTCGCTTACGACCGTATGATAGCCCTGCAAGGTAGGCTTCTTCGGCAGAAGGGACGTCGAATCGCGAAGGATCTCGACATTGCTTTTGAACGACAGCAGCAGCATCCACAAATACGGCACGAACATGATCAGAGATGCGGCCGAA
This genomic window from Paenibacillus humicola contains:
- a CDS encoding carbohydrate ABC transporter permease, which codes for MRKKQWDIPYIVLICVLSAASLIMFVPYLWMLLLSFKSNVEILRDSTSLLPKKPTLQGYHTVVSDAPFMRWFFNSLLTSAIVTAGTLFSSSLAGYIFAKFTFRGKKILFVVILATLMVPFQVVMIPTYLIISKLHLINNLSAIVVPYLVSSFGIYLCKQFVEGIPRDLIEACRIDGAREFRIYLSVIIPQITPAMSALGIFTFMSAWNNYLWPLIVLNEEQKMTVPLALVFFNSHHSVNYNVVMSAAVLIMIPVLIIFLIFQRQFIKGLTMTGIK